A region of Allocoleopsis franciscana PCC 7113 DNA encodes the following proteins:
- a CDS encoding two-partner secretion domain-containing protein, translating into MNKTYFAQRSTAVGAMGMFLAIAALCSSGQAQVLPISKEPGTNTNIDLDVSNSNQLNITGGQLSGDNQNLFHSFQQFGLNSGQIANFVSNPNIHNILGRVMGGEKSVINGLIQVTGGQSNLYLMNPAGIIFGANASLNVPASFTATTATGIGFGNNWFNTTGVNNYAELVGFPSHFAFNLNQPGTIINSGNLNVNSGDLTLIGGTVVSTGQISTPVGQITLAAVEGESLVRISQQGMLLNLEVEPLTDTQSGNWTLPVNSLAELLTGDGGENATGIAVNNNGQVELTGSGFRVENGDVVAKKLTAETLKLEANQNLTLVESQLQSTGDMQLLAQDTVQVRDSAEQPFIAEVGGNLLIEGDNNIDIYALNHPQTHIYSGNDFTLVSNGDISTDAHFASNGQFSILKPSGEPGNFTSIDDPIISVNGNVTFGDYTGAALKVEATGSINAGNITINSPDTTLTAFCATIGNTCSADAQLLGSSLALILRAGVPQLEEATFNYPNTAFSSVPPAATGIGGTVFNSSDNSALPATITITGNINTINPAGDGGPVILSAPGDITVTGDINASAVASPTRILGGNGGAVNLESAAGNIQVRNIETQGIFIFNPDGDSGGSRGAVTLSAPQGSITVGDNNDLTTGIIIGDAVNLASEGNIKVGEIRSSDSINLTATTGGVQVGNTDDYNNPNPILGSGFTSPIQVSAGGTIDLVGRIDGNSVTLSSTSGNVIVGTIVSGFGGIDITAADLFQARGSFKQVSLTGVVRPQNSPELSAFLEEKGIPFDPEESVSVLSGLDEEIAIPISILAKPSSEVPDGSLNAPITIRYGGATRTLVDQTFPVERPAPELPQTFSRILIQGGNAGFYSGPNVTGTLLPSTDDKFITVDFNNDTFVPVNSDTFTLNPTLGDSRSSYLIINETYSAIFPSTSFPVDSNGTVGAMIVGFGTNTGFYGSTQNLAFDPIPVTVDPPNPVVTDPTNPTNPVVTDPINPTNPVVTDPINPTNPIVSTNSSTSDTSNNTTNQTDSSPTDLETKTQTYSSNTSSSVDSYTGNILDVSLESFATPCHGNELRVNSEGKLEIVGSCLPRRENQEDKKLSGVNFFEGNFMSLLFPEVQLTPLQLLEKNYEKLPSISRKRF; encoded by the coding sequence ATGAATAAAACTTACTTTGCTCAAAGGTCTACCGCCGTTGGTGCAATGGGGATGTTCCTGGCGATCGCTGCGCTATGTTCCTCAGGACAGGCGCAGGTACTCCCTATCAGTAAAGAACCCGGTACAAACACTAACATTGACTTGGATGTCAGCAATTCCAACCAATTGAATATTACAGGTGGACAGCTATCAGGAGACAATCAAAATTTATTCCACAGCTTCCAGCAATTTGGTCTTAACTCTGGACAAATTGCCAATTTTGTATCTAACCCCAATATCCATAATATCTTGGGGCGAGTCATGGGGGGAGAGAAGTCTGTTATTAACGGACTGATTCAGGTTACGGGTGGACAATCTAACCTGTATTTGATGAATCCTGCCGGAATAATTTTTGGTGCAAATGCCAGCTTAAATGTACCCGCGAGCTTCACTGCCACTACCGCTACAGGGATTGGTTTTGGCAATAATTGGTTCAATACCACTGGTGTTAATAATTATGCAGAATTAGTGGGTTTTCCCAGTCATTTTGCTTTCAATCTCAATCAACCCGGAACTATTATCAATTCTGGTAATTTGAACGTCAATTCAGGTGATTTAACTCTCATCGGTGGCACGGTTGTTAGTACAGGACAGATATCGACACCAGTCGGTCAAATTACACTAGCGGCGGTAGAGGGTGAAAGTTTGGTGCGGATTAGCCAACAAGGAATGCTGCTCAATTTAGAGGTTGAACCTCTAACAGATACTCAATCAGGAAATTGGACTTTACCCGTGAACTCTCTGGCGGAATTACTGACGGGTGACGGAGGAGAAAATGCCACAGGAATCGCGGTGAACAACAATGGACAAGTAGAACTGACAGGTTCTGGGTTTCGGGTAGAAAACGGCGATGTGGTGGCTAAGAAACTGACAGCCGAAACGTTAAAACTGGAGGCTAACCAAAACCTGACTTTAGTAGAAAGCCAACTGCAATCAACGGGTGATATGCAGTTGTTGGCGCAAGATACAGTGCAGGTGCGCGATAGTGCAGAGCAACCTTTTATTGCTGAAGTTGGAGGCAACCTTTTAATTGAAGGCGACAACAATATTGATATTTACGCCCTCAACCATCCACAAACTCACATTTACAGCGGAAATGATTTCACTTTAGTCAGTAATGGTGACATTTCTACTGATGCTCACTTTGCCAGTAACGGTCAATTTTCCATTCTCAAGCCATCCGGGGAACCAGGTAATTTCACAAGTATCGACGATCCAATTATTAGCGTTAATGGCAATGTTACGTTTGGTGATTATACAGGCGCTGCTCTTAAAGTTGAGGCAACAGGCAGTATCAATGCAGGTAATATTACGATTAATAGCCCAGATACAACTCTCACTGCTTTTTGTGCAACTATCGGTAATACATGCTCTGCCGATGCTCAGCTTCTAGGCAGTAGTTTAGCGCTTATTTTGCGAGCAGGGGTTCCTCAATTGGAAGAGGCTACTTTTAACTATCCCAATACTGCATTTAGCAGTGTTCCTCCTGCTGCCACCGGAATTGGAGGTACAGTCTTCAACTCATCAGATAACTCTGCTTTACCCGCAACAATTACGATTACAGGCAATATCAATACGATCAATCCAGCCGGGGATGGAGGCCCTGTAATTTTATCAGCACCAGGAGATATTACGGTGACAGGAGACATTAATGCTTCTGCTGTAGCATCTCCGACAAGAATCCTGGGAGGAAATGGTGGCGCTGTAAATTTAGAGAGTGCCGCAGGTAATATTCAAGTTAGAAACATTGAGACTCAAGGCATCTTTATTTTTAATCCTGATGGAGATAGTGGAGGAAGCCGAGGGGCAGTTACACTCAGTGCGCCACAAGGAAGTATTACTGTCGGTGACAACAATGATTTGACAACCGGAATTATCATCGGTGATGCGGTCAATTTAGCAAGTGAAGGCAACATTAAAGTTGGTGAAATTCGGAGTTCCGATTCTATAAATTTAACGGCTACAACAGGAGGGGTTCAAGTTGGCAATACAGATGACTACAACAATCCTAACCCTATTTTAGGAAGTGGTTTCACCTCACCTATACAAGTATCGGCTGGAGGTACTATTGATTTAGTGGGTAGAATCGATGGAAACTCTGTAACCTTATCTTCTACAAGTGGCAATGTCATCGTTGGAACAATTGTCTCAGGGTTTGGCGGGATTGATATCACAGCCGCTGATCTTTTTCAGGCTAGAGGTTCTTTCAAACAAGTTAGTCTAACTGGTGTCGTTAGACCTCAAAATAGTCCGGAATTAAGTGCTTTCTTAGAGGAAAAAGGAATCCCATTTGACCCTGAAGAATCGGTTTCTGTCTTGTCGGGTTTAGATGAAGAAATAGCGATTCCGATTAGTATTTTGGCTAAACCCAGTAGTGAGGTTCCTGATGGTTCTCTGAATGCTCCTATTACGATTCGATATGGAGGTGCAACTCGAACACTGGTCGATCAGACTTTTCCTGTCGAACGTCCTGCCCCTGAGTTACCTCAAACCTTTAGTCGTATCTTGATTCAAGGTGGAAATGCGGGGTTTTATTCAGGTCCGAATGTTACCGGAACCCTTCTGCCTAGCACTGACGATAAATTTATAACAGTGGATTTTAATAACGATACTTTTGTGCCTGTTAACTCCGATACATTTACACTGAATCCCACCCTGGGTGATTCTCGTTCTTCCTACCTTATTATAAATGAAACTTACAGTGCAATCTTTCCTTCAACCTCATTTCCTGTGGATAGTAACGGTACTGTTGGAGCTATGATTGTAGGATTTGGCACGAATACGGGTTTTTACGGTTCGACTCAAAATCTAGCTTTTGACCCAATTCCAGTTACTGTAGATCCACCCAATCCAGTCGTTACCGATCCAACAAACCCAACCAATCCGGTTGTAACCGACCCAATAAACCCAACTAATCCAGTTGTAACCGACCCAATAAACCCAACCAATCCGATTGTTTCGACTAATTCTTCAACATCTGATACGTCAAACAACACGACAAATCAAACCGATAGTTCTCCTACAGATTTGGAGACGAAGACGCAAACTTATAGCTCTAATACCTCTTCATCTGTAGATAGCTATACGGGTAATATTCTTGATGTGAGCTTAGAGAGTTTTGCGACTCCCTGTCATGGAAATGAGTTGAGGGTCAATAGCGAGGGCAAATTAGAGATCGTAGGCTCTTGCCTACCAAGGAGAGAGAATCAGGAGGATAAAAAGCTGTCGGGAGTAAATTTCTTTGAGGGAAATTTCATGAGCCTTTTATTCCCTGAAGTTCAACTGACGCCGCTGCAATTGTTGGAAAAGAATTATGAAAAATTGCCATCTATCAGCAGGAAGAGGTTTTAA
- a CDS encoding two-partner secretion domain-containing protein, producing the protein MLSAIAIPLAIAALCPPLQAQVQPITQEPGTNTNVNPDASDPNQFNITGGQLSGDNQNLFHSFGQFGLNSGQIANFLSNPNIRNILGRVMGGEASVINGLIQVTGGQSNLYLMNPAGIVFGSGASLNVPASFTATTATSIGFGNNWFNASGVNNYAALDGTPTSFAFNVNQPGAIINSGNLSVNGGDLTLLGGTVVSTGNVSAPGRQITVAAVEGGKLVRINQQGMLLSLEVEPLPTTSPQPGNWALPVQSLPELLTGDSGGNATGLAVNSNGEVELTGSGFRVENGDVVAKKMTAETLKLEANRNLTLVESQLQTTGDMQLLAKDTVQVRDTQAQPFVAEAGGNLRVQGSNKVDIFAINNPASGFVSGKDTVLRSANTVGGDAHYITGGSFKVEQLDGSAGNLSSPNDPIILALGDVTLGDYTGASLHILAGGSVTLGNVTINGTDTTNPTSDNRYPNSINPNNPDPFLASLANITRSDGNPLIYNKIPYSTADGGIERRDGTQLVINGSTQPTLDVRAGIDWTKLPGFPGDKIIGTVPPDPNFVPPYPTFSNPSSANITIGSINVAQKNGVVLLTNQYKPNTSLSGGAIQVNGQSTSTNANASIYLEGTYLDPVIGPVVIDSRTSITVGDIIASPTSVDLSSVNDIKAGNIFASLLTRNQDALNASVVLNSTAGNIVVKRIDAGANGVDVRAFGLFQATDSFLNYVPGVYLLPLPGTRLRQFLDAKGIPVTLVDPQDPNQGIEQINIQSSEDIPTSIMTRPNLPNNRPPGSLNAPVIIRYGDASRTLVNETMPVFSGIYQTPPSSPPNETRILIQGGNAGFYGGPRVDRVIPGNDNYITTNSNGQYVVVQPNSPFPSSLVRNERYQALGFPSNAFPADASGLVGAIVVASGLDSGFYGSTQNLAFDPVPVTQNPTTPMAPTKPVNVTKPVTDPITPTNPVIVTDPAPPTNPVIATNSSTPDTSNTTTTQTDTPPTELDKKTQSDTSTTSSSVVAYTANILDVSLEEGATSCHASELRVRSDGKIELLGSCQIREDEKPKKLSEVNLFDEGFMNILFPELQLTPLQSLENNPEKLPTIRSQKF; encoded by the coding sequence ATGCTGAGTGCGATCGCAATTCCCTTGGCAATAGCTGCACTGTGTCCCCCTCTTCAAGCACAGGTGCAACCCATTACTCAAGAACCGGGCACGAATACGAACGTTAACCCCGATGCCAGCGACCCCAACCAATTTAATATCACGGGTGGGCAGCTATCCGGAGATAATCAAAATCTGTTCCACAGCTTCGGGCAATTTGGTCTTAACTCTGGGCAAATTGCCAACTTTTTATCTAACCCCAATATCCGCAATATCTTAGGGCGAGTGATGGGGGGCGAAGCTTCAGTTATTAACGGACTCATTCAGGTTACGGGTGGACAATCTAACCTGTATTTGATGAATCCTGCTGGGATTGTGTTTGGTTCAGGTGCAAGCTTGAATGTGCCTGCCTCGTTCACGGCTACCACCGCTACAAGTATCGGTTTTGGTAATAACTGGTTCAATGCCAGTGGTGTTAATAATTATGCTGCCCTCGACGGTACTCCTACTAGCTTTGCTTTCAATGTCAATCAGCCAGGAGCAATCATCAACTCTGGCAACTTGAGTGTAAATGGGGGAGACTTAACACTGCTAGGTGGCACTGTTGTCAGTACTGGAAACGTTTCAGCACCAGGAAGACAAATTACAGTTGCGGCAGTAGAGGGTGGAAAGTTGGTGCGGATTAACCAACAGGGGATGCTGCTAAGTTTGGAGGTTGAACCTCTACCAACAACAAGTCCTCAACCAGGAAACTGGGCATTGCCAGTGCAGTCTCTACCAGAATTACTTACAGGTGACAGTGGAGGGAATGCGACGGGGTTGGCAGTGAACAGCAATGGAGAGGTAGAACTGACAGGTTCTGGGTTCCGGGTAGAGAATGGTGATGTGGTGGCAAAGAAGATGACAGCCGAAACCCTAAAGCTGGAGGCTAACCGCAATCTCACTTTAGTAGAGAGCCAGCTACAAACCACAGGGGACATGCAACTGCTGGCAAAAGACACCGTGCAAGTGCGCGATACTCAAGCACAACCTTTTGTAGCTGAGGCAGGGGGAAATCTGCGTGTTCAGGGCAGTAACAAGGTTGATATTTTTGCTATCAATAATCCGGCAAGTGGTTTTGTCTCTGGAAAAGATACTGTACTGCGCTCTGCTAATACAGTAGGGGGGGATGCACACTACATCACAGGCGGCAGCTTCAAAGTTGAACAGTTAGATGGGAGTGCAGGAAATTTATCTAGTCCTAACGACCCAATTATTCTGGCACTGGGAGATGTCACTCTAGGAGATTACACGGGAGCCTCGTTACATATCTTGGCGGGGGGTAGTGTGACGCTGGGCAATGTCACAATTAATGGTACAGACACAACGAACCCGACAAGTGATAATCGATATCCGAACTCGATTAATCCCAATAATCCTGACCCTTTCCTGGCAAGTCTCGCTAACATCACACGCTCAGATGGCAATCCATTAATTTATAACAAAATTCCCTATTCTACTGCCGATGGAGGGATTGAAAGACGTGATGGTACGCAGCTAGTAATCAATGGTAGTACTCAACCAACCTTGGATGTCCGTGCTGGAATCGATTGGACAAAATTACCGGGATTTCCCGGAGACAAGATTATAGGAACTGTCCCACCTGATCCTAATTTTGTTCCACCTTACCCTACTTTTTCAAACCCAAGTAGTGCCAACATCACAATCGGCAGTATTAATGTTGCTCAAAAGAATGGAGTCGTCCTTCTAACAAATCAATATAAGCCCAACACCTCGCTATCCGGTGGAGCAATTCAAGTGAATGGGCAATCAACCTCAACTAACGCAAATGCAAGTATTTATTTGGAAGGCACATACCTAGATCCAGTTATCGGCCCAGTCGTTATTGACTCTAGGACGAGCATCACAGTTGGAGATATTATTGCTTCGCCCACTTCTGTAGACTTGTCTTCTGTTAATGATATCAAAGCAGGAAATATCTTCGCTTCACTTCTTACTCGTAATCAAGATGCTCTTAACGCTTCTGTCGTTTTGAATTCTACGGCAGGCAATATTGTAGTTAAACGTATTGATGCTGGTGCAAATGGTGTTGACGTTAGAGCCTTCGGTCTTTTTCAAGCTACAGACTCTTTCTTAAACTATGTTCCCGGCGTCTATTTATTACCTCTTCCAGGTACTAGGTTACGTCAATTCCTTGATGCCAAAGGTATTCCAGTTACGCTTGTCGATCCTCAAGACCCGAATCAGGGAATAGAGCAAATCAACATACAGTCATCCGAAGATATTCCGACTAGCATTATGACCCGACCCAACCTACCTAATAACAGACCTCCTGGTTCACTCAATGCACCCGTCATAATTCGGTATGGAGACGCATCTAGAACTCTTGTAAATGAGACAATGCCTGTTTTTTCAGGTATTTATCAAACTCCTCCTTCAAGCCCCCCTAATGAGACTCGTATCCTTATTCAAGGTGGAAATGCTGGTTTTTATGGAGGGCCAAGAGTTGATAGAGTCATCCCTGGCAATGATAACTATATCACCACAAATAGTAATGGTCAGTATGTCGTTGTCCAGCCCAATTCTCCTTTTCCATCTTCCCTGGTGAGAAATGAACGTTACCAAGCACTTGGATTTCCATCGAACGCCTTTCCTGCCGACGCTAGCGGCCTGGTTGGCGCAATTGTCGTAGCATCTGGACTAGATAGCGGCTTTTACGGATCGACTCAGAATCTAGCTTTTGACCCAGTTCCAGTTACTCAGAATCCCACTACTCCAATGGCTCCAACCAAGCCGGTTAATGTAACCAAACCAGTAACTGACCCGATAACTCCAACCAATCCAGTTATTGTTACCGATCCAGCCCCCCCAACTAATCCGGTGATTGCAACCAATTCTTCTACCCCTGATACATCAAACACTACGACAACTCAAACGGATACCCCCCCGACGGAATTAGACAAGAAGACGCAATCTGATACCTCTACTACCTCTTCATCTGTAGTTGCCTATACGGCTAATATTCTTGATGTGAGCTTAGAAGAGGGTGCTACTTCCTGTCATGCAAGTGAGTTGAGGGTGAGAAGCGATGGAAAAATAGAACTGCTTGGATCTTGTCAGATTAGAGAAGATGAGAAGCCGAAAAAGCTGTCTGAAGTTAACTTGTTTGACGAAGGTTTCATGAACATTTTGTTTCCTGAGTTGCAACTGACGCCACTGCAATCTCTGGAAAACAACCCTGAAAAACTACCAACTATTCGTAGTCAAAAGTTCTGA
- a CDS encoding CHAT domain-containing protein, protein MCQTQTQLVSPDDELPEAFSPSTLLTAMQPQKIALTVLITLLATISPSLMGLFLSSFPTARTLALSQDSGKTSADQLIQQGITQYQQGKLDTAIQSWQQALKIYQQLKERQGEATALGNLGAAYLATGNYKQAIASLQPLIPITQALGDRNGEARALGNLGIAYKGLGDYEKAIASHQQALTLMQQLKNRQGEGQILGNLGNAYEGLGNYDKAIASYQQSLTIAQEVKDRVGEGAAFGNLGAIYANQGKYDEAIKTYQKSLAIAQAVDDKAGQANTLNNLGIASQVKGDTAKAIDYYNQSLTLARAIGDRQLEARTLGGLGLTYEDQRDFPKAIAHQQQTLKIAQTIGDRQLEAMAFNNLGHALFSANNLPEAEKQLRQALTAFESLRPGLTDADNVSIFDTQVFSYNLLKQILIAAKKPEAALEISERGRARAFVELLGQRLSPQAAQNYKTKAQPPTIQQIQQIAKTQKATLVEYAIIPDDDFKFQGKLRGPSAKLFIWVVQPTGQVAFREVDLKNLQPVPGQASDKEATSLEDLIRASRNLAGPYAQRSESVRKQLYQLLIQPIAEFLPKDPTERVVFIPHETLFLLPFPALQDASGQYLIEKHTILTAPAIQVLELTHQQRKNQASQNTEQLQGENALIVGNPKMPAELEPLPAAEKEAIEIAQLLNTQAITGEQATKVSIVKQMTQARLMHFATHGLLDDIKKLGVPGALALAPSQGDEGFLTAGEILNLKLNADLVVLSACNTGRGKITGDGVIGLSRSLISAGTPSVIVSLWSVPDAPTALLMTEFYRNLKQNPDKAQALRQAMLTTMKQQPNPYNWAAFTLVGEAD, encoded by the coding sequence ATGTGCCAAACTCAAACCCAATTAGTATCACCTGATGATGAATTACCTGAAGCTTTCTCACCATCTACTCTATTGACAGCTATGCAACCTCAAAAAATTGCTCTAACAGTACTCATTACTCTCCTTGCCACTATTTCGCCATCCTTAATGGGTTTATTCCTATCATCATTTCCCACAGCACGAACCTTGGCACTATCCCAAGATAGTGGCAAGACATCAGCCGACCAACTCATCCAGCAAGGCATTACCCAATATCAGCAAGGTAAACTGGACACAGCAATTCAATCTTGGCAACAGGCGCTGAAAATTTACCAGCAACTCAAAGAACGTCAAGGTGAAGCAACAGCACTCGGAAACTTGGGTGCAGCCTACCTAGCAACGGGAAACTACAAACAAGCGATCGCATCCTTGCAACCCTTGATACCCATTACCCAAGCCTTAGGCGATCGCAACGGTGAAGCGCGAGCTCTAGGCAATCTGGGCATTGCTTACAAAGGTTTGGGTGACTACGAAAAAGCGATCGCTTCCCATCAGCAAGCCTTGACGCTAATGCAACAGCTTAAAAACCGCCAAGGTGAGGGACAAATTCTCGGAAATTTAGGCAATGCTTATGAAGGCTTAGGCAATTATGACAAAGCCATTGCATCCTATCAACAGAGTTTAACCATTGCCCAGGAAGTCAAAGACCGTGTTGGAGAAGGGGCAGCTTTCGGAAATCTAGGGGCAATTTACGCCAACCAAGGCAAGTACGACGAAGCGATTAAAACATATCAGAAAAGTTTAGCGATCGCACAAGCTGTTGACGACAAGGCAGGACAAGCGAATACTCTCAACAATCTAGGAATTGCTTCCCAAGTCAAGGGTGACACCGCGAAAGCCATTGATTACTACAATCAGAGTTTGACTCTGGCACGGGCAATCGGCGATCGCCAACTCGAAGCCAGGACATTGGGAGGTTTAGGGCTAACCTATGAAGACCAACGCGACTTCCCCAAAGCGATCGCACATCAACAGCAGACTTTGAAAATCGCCCAAACAATAGGCGATCGCCAACTCGAAGCCATGGCGTTTAATAACTTGGGTCATGCCCTGTTTAGCGCCAACAATCTCCCAGAAGCCGAAAAACAACTCAGACAAGCCTTAACCGCCTTTGAATCCCTCCGACCGGGCTTGACGGATGCGGATAACGTGTCCATTTTTGACACCCAAGTATTCTCCTACAACCTACTCAAACAAATCCTGATCGCGGCGAAAAAACCCGAAGCGGCTTTAGAAATTTCCGAGAGAGGGAGGGCGCGTGCTTTTGTCGAATTACTCGGTCAACGGTTATCTCCGCAAGCTGCCCAAAACTATAAAACCAAGGCACAACCCCCTACTATCCAACAAATTCAACAAATAGCTAAAACTCAAAAAGCCACACTGGTTGAGTATGCCATCATCCCCGATGATGATTTCAAATTTCAAGGTAAACTTCGAGGACCTTCTGCAAAACTCTTCATCTGGGTTGTCCAACCGACCGGCCAAGTCGCCTTTCGTGAAGTTGACCTGAAAAACCTTCAGCCAGTGCCAGGTCAGGCAAGCGACAAAGAGGCAACTTCCTTAGAAGACCTGATTCGCGCCAGCCGGAATTTAGCAGGCCCTTACGCCCAACGTAGCGAATCGGTGAGAAAGCAACTTTATCAACTTCTCATTCAACCGATTGCCGAATTTTTACCCAAAGACCCCACCGAACGTGTGGTTTTCATCCCCCACGAAACTCTATTTTTATTGCCTTTTCCAGCACTCCAAGATGCCTCCGGTCAATATCTGATTGAAAAACATACCATCTTGACTGCACCAGCCATTCAAGTTCTGGAACTAACCCACCAACAACGAAAAAACCAAGCGTCACAAAATACGGAACAACTGCAAGGAGAGAATGCCCTAATCGTGGGCAATCCTAAAATGCCTGCCGAACTCGAACCGTTACCTGCTGCTGAAAAGGAAGCTATAGAAATTGCTCAGCTTTTGAATACCCAAGCCATCACGGGTGAACAAGCAACCAAAGTAAGTATCGTCAAGCAAATGACGCAAGCGCGACTGATGCATTTCGCGACTCACGGTCTACTGGATGATATCAAGAAACTGGGCGTACCCGGTGCGCTCGCCCTTGCTCCTTCCCAAGGTGATGAAGGATTCCTTACTGCGGGAGAAATCCTCAATTTAAAACTTAATGCAGACTTAGTTGTTCTAAGTGCTTGCAACACGGGTCGAGGAAAAATCACAGGTGATGGTGTGATCGGGCTATCTCGTTCTCTGATTAGTGCTGGGACTCCAAGTGTGATTGTTTCCCTTTGGTCGGTTCCTGATGCACCAACGGCGCTATTGATGACCGAATTTTATCGCAATCTCAAGCAAAATCCTGACAAAGCCCAAGCGTTGCGTCAAGCGATGCTGACAACAATGAAACAACAACCAAATCCCTATAATTGGGCGGCTTTTACATTAGTGGGTGAGGCCGATTGA
- a CDS encoding pentapeptide repeat-containing protein, translating to MNVREILKKYAAGDRDFSGLNLAEVNLSAANLSGANLSEVNLSVANLSGANLSGANLSRAKLNVARLSGANISKANLIQASLNVTNLIRADLRRANLTQAALIRAELIRAELSGATLKEANLSGADLREAALRQAILSRATLSEANLRGAFLTASILEGTNLNKADLNRADLSDSNIREADLRQANLSFANLSGADLSRANLRWADLSGADLRWANLSDAKLSGANLMGADLSHANLHNASLVHADLTQASLIKVDWIGADLSGATMTGAKLYAVSRFGLKTTGITCEWVDLSPEGDRSEIFYLSSEGLQKFFNATQPTVQITIDAPLDLNANLALASSYYQIAHIYPVICKAPSLEIGARKTTITFTIDSNLDLFTLAYFAILPFKDSGITHQNILAIINTLQSQEIQNVGSKEQMQIRQLIINLHQAIDRINATEPSNLAPKLIEPVDFFQAPTHTVITNSSDQKLALYYHPAFGKSWMNQSNLGGRSKNKSLQTPEATLPSVNEVMEFITGFDYVRQSP from the coding sequence ATGAATGTCAGGGAAATTCTCAAAAAATATGCAGCGGGAGATAGAGACTTTTCCGGTCTTAACCTTGCTGAAGTCAACCTAAGTGCTGCTAATCTTAGCGGTGCTAATTTGAGTGAAGTGAATTTAAGTGTGGCTAACTTGAGTGGTGCTAATTTGAGTGGGGCTAACTTGAGCCGAGCTAAACTCAATGTCGCCAGACTCAGTGGCGCTAATATCTCGAAAGCCAACTTAATCCAGGCCAGCCTCAACGTTACCAATTTAATTAGAGCCGATTTGAGAAGAGCCAACCTAACACAGGCCGCACTGATTCGTGCTGAACTAATTCGTGCTGAACTGTCTGGGGCAACGCTCAAAGAAGCGAATCTGAGTGGGGCCGATCTGCGAGAGGCAGCCCTTAGACAAGCTATACTCAGCCGCGCTACTTTAAGTGAAGCGAACCTCCGGGGTGCCTTCCTGACTGCCAGCATTTTGGAAGGGACGAATTTAAACAAAGCTGACTTAAACCGTGCCGATCTCAGCGATAGCAACATCAGGGAGGCTGATCTGAGGCAAGCGAATCTGAGTTTTGCCAATCTCAGTGGTGCTGACTTGAGTCGAGCTAATCTCCGTTGGGCTGACCTGAGTGGAGCCGATCTGCGCTGGGCTAATCTGAGCGATGCCAAATTAAGCGGAGCCAACTTAATGGGGGCTGACTTAAGTCATGCTAATTTACATAATGCCAGCTTAGTTCACGCCGATCTTACCCAGGCTTCTCTGATTAAGGTGGATTGGATTGGGGCTGACTTGAGTGGTGCTACCATGACCGGGGCTAAACTGTATGCTGTTTCTCGGTTTGGGTTGAAAACAACCGGGATCACTTGTGAGTGGGTTGACTTGAGTCCAGAAGGCGATCGCAGCGAGATTTTTTATCTCTCTAGCGAGGGGTTGCAAAAGTTTTTTAACGCCACTCAGCCGACTGTACAGATTACCATTGATGCGCCTTTAGATCTGAACGCCAATTTAGCGTTGGCATCTAGTTACTATCAAATTGCTCATATTTACCCCGTTATTTGTAAAGCCCCTAGTTTGGAAATTGGTGCTAGAAAAACGACAATAACATTCACGATTGACTCTAATCTAGATCTATTCACCTTAGCTTACTTTGCGATTCTTCCCTTCAAAGATTCAGGGATAACGCATCAAAATATTCTCGCCATCATCAATACTCTCCAATCACAAGAAATACAAAATGTGGGGAGCAAAGAGCAAATGCAAATTAGGCAATTAATCATTAACCTCCATCAAGCGATTGATAGAATTAATGCGACTGAACCATCTAATTTAGCGCCTAAACTCATAGAGCCAGTTGACTTTTTTCAAGCTCCCACCCATACCGTTATTACTAACTCTAGCGATCAGAAGTTGGCTCTGTATTACCATCCTGCTTTTGGCAAATCGTGGATGAATCAATCTAACTTAGGTGGTCGTTCTAAAAACAAATCCCTGCAAACACCGGAAGCGACTCTGCCGTCAGTGAATGAGGTGATGGAATTTATTACTGGCTTTGATTATGTCAGGCAATCTCCATAA